TCGGTCGCGAGGCCCCTCCCGCCGTCACTCCTCGTCGTCCGGCTTCTTCTTGCGCTGCTCACCGAGCTTGCGCAGGAAGTCCGGATCGTCGTCCGGAGCCACGAAACGACGGCTGGGGGCGGTATCGACCCGGTCCGGTCCGAACGCACGCCAGAGCAGCACGGCGATGGTCAGAGCACCGACCACCGCGAGCAGGTACAGCATGGTCGCCACCTCCTTTGCCACGAGATTACCCGTGTCCCGGAGGTGCACGTCATCAGTGCCGAACGGGTTCGGTCGCCTCCGTGGTCAGCTGGGAGAGCAGGTGCTGGACCTCGGACTCCCGGAACCTGCGGTGGCCGCCCGGCGTGCGGATCGAACCGATCCGACCTGCGGTGGCCCAGCGGGTCACCGTCTTCGGGTCGACCCGGAAGAGGTTCGCCACCTCGCCCGGCGTGAGCAGACGTTCCCCCTGGTGT
This genomic window from Saccharothrix sp. HUAS TT1 contains:
- a CDS encoding BldC family transcriptional regulator, producing MQGHQGERLLTPGEVANLFRVDPKTVTRWATAGRIGSIRTPGGHRRFRESEVQHLLSQLTTEATEPVRH